A region of Domibacillus sp. DTU_2020_1001157_1_SI_ALB_TIR_016 DNA encodes the following proteins:
- a CDS encoding glycoside hydrolase family 30 protein, with protein sequence MQNIKWISTTREQYWQEKQPEQGVEAAVNLTVTDEAKRVIEGFGGCFNELGYHALGQLEESEQHKVYDALFSPEGDCRFTICRLPIGASDYALQWYSHNETENDFEMEHFSIERDSRFLIPYIKEALKRNPDLQLFASPWSPPTWMKFPKAYNYGTIRWEPEILKAYALYFVKFVQAYAEEGITIHQVHVQNEVVADQKFPSCVWTGEQLREFIRDYLGPAFKEHGLQTEIWLGTINGIVEDLFTKSASDYDAIAAPTLSDPEAAHYVAGVGYQWAGKYALQQTVQSYPEKRYMQTENECGDGKNTWEYAQYVFNLYRHYFVNGVNAYVYWNMVLEPEGKSTWGWKQNAMITAQVTEQKALFNPEYYVMKHFSHFIEPGARRLETTGPWTGTTVAFQNPDGTKVVVLQNPFNEERETQISIDGAAYTFLLEAESFHTISW encoded by the coding sequence ATGCAGAACATAAAGTGGATATCTACGACACGCGAACAATACTGGCAGGAAAAGCAGCCGGAGCAAGGTGTGGAAGCTGCGGTTAATTTAACAGTGACCGATGAAGCTAAACGTGTTATCGAAGGATTCGGCGGCTGCTTTAATGAACTAGGCTACCACGCCCTTGGGCAGCTGGAAGAAAGCGAGCAGCACAAAGTATACGATGCGCTTTTCTCACCGGAAGGCGACTGCCGCTTCACGATTTGCCGGCTTCCAATTGGTGCGAGTGACTATGCGCTTCAATGGTACAGCCACAATGAAACAGAAAACGACTTCGAGATGGAACACTTCAGCATTGAACGGGACAGCCGCTTTTTAATTCCTTATATTAAAGAAGCATTAAAGCGAAACCCGGATTTGCAGCTGTTTGCTTCCCCGTGGAGCCCGCCGACGTGGATGAAGTTTCCGAAAGCTTATAATTACGGCACTATCCGCTGGGAGCCTGAGATTTTAAAGGCATATGCGCTTTATTTTGTAAAATTTGTGCAGGCTTATGCCGAAGAAGGCATTACGATTCATCAAGTTCACGTCCAGAATGAAGTCGTAGCCGACCAGAAATTTCCGTCCTGTGTCTGGACCGGGGAACAGCTGCGTGAATTTATTCGGGATTATTTAGGCCCAGCTTTTAAAGAGCATGGCCTTCAAACGGAAATTTGGCTGGGAACAATTAATGGCATTGTAGAAGATTTATTTACGAAATCCGCTTCTGATTATGATGCCATTGCCGCCCCGACGTTAAGTGATCCGGAAGCGGCCCACTATGTTGCGGGAGTCGGCTACCAGTGGGCGGGCAAATACGCCCTCCAGCAAACTGTCCAAAGCTATCCGGAAAAGCGGTATATGCAGACCGAGAATGAGTGCGGGGATGGAAAAAACACATGGGAGTATGCCCAGTACGTATTTAACTTGTACCGGCATTACTTTGTAAACGGCGTGAATGCTTATGTTTATTGGAATATGGTATTAGAGCCGGAAGGGAAAAGTACGTGGGGGTGGAAGCAAAACGCGATGATCACGGCTCAGGTGACGGAACAAAAAGCCCTTTTTAATCCCGAATATTATGTGATGAAGCATTTTTCGCATTTTATCGAACCAGGTGCCCGCCGCCTTGAAACGACGGGTCCGTGGACAGGAACAACGGTTGCTTTTCAGAATCCTGATGGAACAAAAGTGGTTGTTCTTCAAAACCCGTTTAATGAAGAACGAGAAACACAGATCAGTATTGATGGTGCCGCATACACATTTTTGCTGGAAGCAGAATCTTTTCATACGATTTCCTGGTGA